aagctaCTGTATATTAGAGGGAGTAGGGAAATGGTGACTTACCTTCGGAACAAGGCTAACGCCAACGCCAAGATCTAACGCCATCAAGCGCACGTTTCTGTATAGAGGTATGAAAGAATGGAATTCactgcctaaaaatatcaaactcaccactaacataaagcaattcaaaatattaataaaacagtatttatcaaaataagaaaacatggtatatttatatatatgtagtatatttctatagatatatgatatgtgttattataatgtatatgctgtagaaaGAAGGTGTATTTACAACATATGTATTGgtatgtgttagtagattttgtaatgatgtatacatatatgtagaaatgtgtgtaatatggattaatatgtgaataattgtaataatttgttttgttttattttttattttttttttatgttttgtgtttttaactgtatatttgatactgttggaccccaggaagaatggctgtggctttgctgcagctaatggggatcttaataataaactaataaactaaTAGGCTGCACGTttctatttttcaaaataaaacttgacATTTTAATCAAGAGAAGTTAAATTACTCAATATTTCTTTTTGAACACCCTATAAATGGTTCTACTGATGATTGTGATAATGCAACATGACACAATGCACATGAAAGGACTTTTTTCTTAGAATTGAAAAGAAGGAGAAGCCACTGAAGCTCAGTGCTGCTGGTCAGGTGGGTGTGCCTCGCTCAGGATATATAAACCTCAGCTGCAGCAGGTCACTCATTCGTCGGGTGTAATATTGTCAGTGCAGCAGAACTCAGATCAGTCAAGTGCAGTCATGCTTCGTCCTGCCAGCGGACTCCAGCTCCTCGCGCTCCTGCTGCTGAGCAGAAGCAGTTCAGCAGTTCAGAACGACGCCACAGAGTCCGTCAGTACCGAGCCGGCCCACGACCCTCAGGAGGACACGGCTGATGAAGACACGAACGAGGCGAGGAACGGCGGGAGGCGCGTGGCTGAAGCTGTGCGTAATGGTGAGTCTGGACGGTTACGCATGGTGCCGTTACAACGCTTACATCGTTTTGACGCTGTTGTTTGTCTTGTTCTGTCAAACTTGACACAttgttttaaatgaatgaaaatatatagaatatatatagaacatATAGAATACTATATGTGTTTGGCAGCAGTAGCAGCATGTATTTCAAGCGcataaagggaaaaaatataaataaaatatgtaaacgatttttaaaaaatatattcgaTTTGTTAGATATTAAAATGCATCATTAGAGCTCCTGTAATGTGACCTACAGCACAACAGTTTATATCGAAACATGCCCTTTTCCATACAGACATGTTTGTGGTTATTTGTGCATAAGTTATTggaaaattaatttgttttattatttatgtgatGTTTGATGACCTTCAATTGCCCGTAGGCAGTCGTCgaaaaagtattcaaatcccTTACTTctgtaaaagtacttataccactctttgaaattactccactacaattaaaagtcctgcatttaaaaaatgactgaagtaaaagtacaaaagtatcagcatcaaaatgtacttaagtatcaaaagtaaaagtactcattatgcagaatggacccactcagattgttatatttattctaaatattattagattatttgtattgatgcatttatgtaagagctcacatttttgttttttttgacagggctcatttttactACCTGATATACTATTATGAGgtttaatctgaaaaaaaacaacactttttcaaaataactttaaatgtatcacgTTTTTCATGTTACAGTTACAAGTAACcagagctgtcagctaaatgtagtaaaaagtataatatttgcctcaaaatgtagtgaagcagAAGTATAAGTTACATCAAattaaatactcaagtaaagtacatcaCCTTAAAatggtacttaagtacagtacttgagcaaatgtacttaattactttccaccactggccgtaggagtgaatgagagcatgattgtctgtctctatgtgtcagcctgtAATAGTCTTGCGACCTGTctagggtgtaccccgcctctcacccaatgtcagctgtaGTATTAGTAGCTGTATAAGACAAGCAGTAAAAGATAATgaatatagatggatggatattgcTGTAAttttaaagctatttttttgtagctttagttaaaaaaatagatttctCCCTCGGGTATCTTTGCTCTAGTTCAACTTCTACCAGTGTGAAGTAATTGGTAGCTTACAAAGCTGTACACCAAAGCAGCTTCCCTAACACTGTTTAAATGGCATATTTAATACAGTGCAATTCAAAGTCATACAGAATATGACAAAATAGCAATGAAGAAGACTTGATGGTGACgagtaaaaatacaatttcagaCTTCACACAATAGATACCAAACCCAAGGTCATCATATTCCAAATTTATTTAATGTGGTTACAAAATGCAGCTTTTCATGCTCTGTGTTTGGTCCAGTAACAGGTTCATTGAAGGGTTAATTTTGAGAAAAGCAAATATAATTGGGTCTCAGCCCTGTAAATGATTTGTtgcaatattttaaaatcagttCTCCGACTAACTGGTAACTAAAGCTGAGATTTCAAAATGGGTCATCATGGGTTccgatttttctgtttttgtaaaaaaaaaatcaggcagCTGCATTTTAAAGCTGTAGTtgtcagaaacaaaacaaactggcATGAGAGAAGAAACACATGGGTCTGCTTTTACAGATCCTGCTTAGATATGAGCCCTCTTactttatctgtatttttgaaAGGATTAAAGGATAACAAggcaaattattaaaaaagtaaacctCAAGTGATTAAGGATTCCTCTTCcatagagtgagagagaaagtttaaaaaaatattaattaaaattgcTGCAATAGAGGCTGAGATATCCAGACTTCTACTGGTAACAAAATGTTAAGAGGTACTCCACACAAAACCAGGATCCAACACCTCCCATAATGCAATAGCAACATCATTGAACCACTGTCGGTCGATTTTACTTAATAAGTAAAAATAGTTAAATGCACCATTAATACAGCTACTAAAATTTGGATCTTACTGACTTGTAGCAGGTAGAACAAAGCCACCTTTCCTCAACTGTGACATCGGTGTAACATATATCTAACTCTTTCTTCATGTCCCAGGCCCAGACCAGAGCCAGGTGGGCTGCAGGGAGCTGAGGTCTACAAAGTACATCTCTGATGGCCAATGCACCAGCGTCAACCCTATCAAGGAGCTGGTGTGTGCTGGCGAGTGTCTGCCATCCCACTTGCTGCCCAACTGGATCGGGGGTGGGAGTTACACTGGGAGGCAATGGAGCCGCCGCGATGCCCAAGAGTGGCGTTGCGTCATTGACCGGACCAGGACCCAGCGGATTCAGCTGCAGTGTCAGGACGGCAGCTCCAGGACCTACAAGATTACTGTGGTGACCTCATGCAAGTGCAAGCGCTACTCCAGACAGCAGAATGTCTCAGGACACAAGGACACATCGGTCCGCAGTGGTAAAGAAAGGAAGAATCAGAAGAAGACAGCGCAGCCTGAGGAGAGAGTCGGGAGGCAGTCTGCCAACTAACACAGGAAATCTCCTAACAGCTAAACCTGTCTTCATCATGACGTTTATGGATGGATTATAGGTGTGATAATCACATCCTAATATTTAAAACCCAGGCCATAAAAAGTCAGTAGAGTAGATATATTTGATAGATTTTTatgatacaaaaaatgttttaagaatagaaatacagtTTAATAAGAGGAATAGTTTAAGATTTTGGAAAAAACACTCTGCTTTCAGTCTTGACATCAAGGTTGGACATGGTTAGCTTAGAATACAGTTAGCCCAGCTGTgtcaaaaattcaaaattacaaGCTCACAAATCCCATGTAATGTCATAACTCTTTGTgtacagataaaacaaacatggTTTTTAGAGCTGTTTTTCTTGCAAGGCCAGACTCACTGTTCCTCTGGCTAcctgtctttatgctaagctctgcttttaaaatataaatttgatattaatttggacatttttataACATATGCAAAAGAGAATAAGTCTGTCATACAGTTAGGACCTAAATTGGTTCACCTGATATCCCAAAATATAATAcctgttatatatataatatcatcTATTAGATTAACCTGCATGTGTACAAATCTTACAGTGGTGGGCACATGAACAGCGCAATATCTAAACACAAAACAGATGCATCACAGAGTTTTTTGTACAAAATTTGCAACATTGTTCAGATCAAGGCTATTACTTCCTCTCAGGCAGCTGTACAAGCCTGCACTATGCAGACCTTCAGACAGGTCTTGCAACCAAAGTTTAAAAGAGTAACAACGACCCTGAGTTCACTCCAATGGGATCCTGGCAGTGGCAGAAGTTATTAGGGTGATAATTTTACTGTAGAGGAGGAGAAGTAAATTTCGTGCATATCTCTATTTGTGGAGCCATGTGATTCTACTCTTTGATTCCACCAGGTCTTGGCTAAAAGAACATCTAATATTGtgaatatttcaagcctgtctCTGAGTTTATATTGTTTTCCCATTGAAGTAGTGTAAACatgttattgattattattacaggacatatttttttaagtgaataTTATGTTCCATAAGCGGCAGTGAGGTAGTTGCAGCAGGTGTATAAAGTGCAAGACTGGTTTCAATGTGCTGTAGTCACTATTTGGCcaacataaaatgaaatatgttggaaataaacatttta
This genomic interval from Centropristis striata isolate RG_2023a ecotype Rhode Island chromosome 14, C.striata_1.0, whole genome shotgun sequence contains the following:
- the LOC131984942 gene encoding sclerostin domain-containing protein 1-like; this translates as MLRPASGLQLLALLLLSRSSSAVQNDATESVSTEPAHDPQEDTADEDTNEARNGGRRVAEAVRNGPDQSQVGCRELRSTKYISDGQCTSVNPIKELVCAGECLPSHLLPNWIGGGSYTGRQWSRRDAQEWRCVIDRTRTQRIQLQCQDGSSRTYKITVVTSCKCKRYSRQQNVSGHKDTSVRSGKERKNQKKTAQPEERVGRQSAN